DNA sequence from the Desulfovibrio sp. genome:
TCCTGCGTCCGGCGAAAGCCCGCAACACCTCAGCCTTTACCAAGGCGGACTCATGCCCACACTGAAATACAAGCGCGTGCTGCTCAAGCTGAGCGGCGAGGCCCTGGCCGGAGAAAACAAGACCGGCATTGACCCCGAAACCGTAGCCACCATCTGCCGTGAAATCGGCACCGTGCTCGAAATGGGCGTGGAAATGGCCCTTGTGATTGGCGGGGGCAATATTTTTCGCGGGCTTTCCGGCTCGGCCAAGGGCATGGAACGTTCGTCCGCCGACTACATGGGCATGCTGGCCACTGTGCTGAACGCACTGGCCGTTCAGGATATGCTGGAAAAGCTGGGCTACCCCACGCGCGTGCTTTCGGCCATCACCATGCAGGAAGTGTGCGAGCCCTTCATCCGCCGCCGCGCCCTGCGCCATATGGAAAAGGGCCGCGTGGTCATCTGCGCCGCAGGCACCGGCAACCCCTACTTCACGACCGACACCACCGCCGCCCTGCGCGGCATGGAACTGAAGTGCGACGCCATCATCAAGGCCACCAAGGTTGACGGCATCTACGACAAAGACCCCAACAAATATTCCGATGCCGTCAAGTACGACAGCATCACATATGACGAAACACTGGCGCGCCATCTGGGCGTCATGGACGCCACGGCCTTTGCCCTTGTGCGCGACAACAACGTGCCCATCATCGTGTGCCGTATGTTTGGCGGCGACATCTGCCGCGCCGTCACCGGCGAGTCCGTAGGCACCATCGTTCAGAACTGAGCCCCCCCAAGGAGAATACTGATGGATATAGACAGCATCCTTCTGGACGCCGAAGACCGTATGGAAAAGGCCATTGCAGCGCAGGAACGCGATTTTTCCAAGCTGCGCACGGGCCGCGCCTCCACCGCGCTGGTGGACGGCATCAAGGGCGACTACTACGGCACCCCAACGCCCATCAGCCAGATGGCCTCCGTTGCCGTGCCCGACAGCCGCACCGTGACTATCCAGCCATGGGACAAGGGCGGCATTTCGGTGATTGAAAAGGCCATTCTGAAGTCAGACCTGGGCCTTACGCCCATCAATGACGGCAAGGTCATCCGCATCATGATACCGCCGTTGACCGAAGACCGCCGCAAGGATCTGGTCAAGGTAGCCCGCAAATACACCGAAGACGCCAAGGTGGCGGTGCGCAACGTGCGCCGCGACGCCAATGACAGCCTGAAAAAGCTGGAAAAAGACAAGGCCATCAGCGAAGACGAACAGAAGAAGGCTTCTGAAGACGTGCAAAAGCTGACGGACAAGTTTGTGGCTGATGCCGACAAAAAGTGCGCGGCCAAAGAAAAGGAAATCATGGAAATCTAGCCCGTGGCGGATTTTTCGCCCGGGTTGCGCGCGCCCCGCAAGCACTTTGCGGGGCGCGGCTTTGCCGCCGCAGACAAGGCCGCAGACCATTCCGCAGACCCGCAGGACTTTTCACCACAGGCTTTTGCATGACGGACCATCCAGACAAACTGCCCACACACCTCGCCATCATCATGGACGGCAATGGCCGATGGGCTCAGGCGCGCGGGTTGCCCCGCGAAGCAGGCCACCGCGCTGGCGCGGAAACCGTGCGCAACATAGTGACCGAATGCCGGTCGATGGGCATACGCCACCTCACGCTCTACACCTTTTCCAGCGAAAACTGGAACCGCCCCAAGACAGAAATCAGCGCTCTTTTCAGCCTGCTGATGGAATTTCTGAGCCGCGAGGTGCCTCGCATGGTC
Encoded proteins:
- the pyrH gene encoding UMP kinase, whose product is MPTLKYKRVLLKLSGEALAGENKTGIDPETVATICREIGTVLEMGVEMALVIGGGNIFRGLSGSAKGMERSSADYMGMLATVLNALAVQDMLEKLGYPTRVLSAITMQEVCEPFIRRRALRHMEKGRVVICAAGTGNPYFTTDTTAALRGMELKCDAIIKATKVDGIYDKDPNKYSDAVKYDSITYDETLARHLGVMDATAFALVRDNNVPIIVCRMFGGDICRAVTGESVGTIVQN
- the frr gene encoding ribosome recycling factor yields the protein MDIDSILLDAEDRMEKAIAAQERDFSKLRTGRASTALVDGIKGDYYGTPTPISQMASVAVPDSRTVTIQPWDKGGISVIEKAILKSDLGLTPINDGKVIRIMIPPLTEDRRKDLVKVARKYTEDAKVAVRNVRRDANDSLKKLEKDKAISEDEQKKASEDVQKLTDKFVADADKKCAAKEKEIMEI